One Drosophila kikkawai strain 14028-0561.14 chromosome 3L, DkikHiC1v2, whole genome shotgun sequence genomic window carries:
- the LOC108078658 gene encoding uncharacterized protein isoform X2 yields the protein MSYAAYPGFYGGSSNSSQLHLLPDLSLSTPVHAQENDSTTFNGFFDDELGIGGNASTNSAAPGSTAATAVWLPDGEATAAPPPTEGIPFVQIHTTDLQQQPEKSYRNAFRRRTAEIKSEAELIKSELAEAAAKERLNATPTPPTRNSSCQSVEGKADSSGPPLILRCPNCPFLSLCQVRLQQHLHLASCYGWSAQRRRPCPGCSNVFYSSDALSLHLSLDHQLEDDEILALLSEKPNEVHVKKQAQAQNQGQGLPKSRIFIKSVDCLREPQQQQVNVNSLPDFPPLMPDSGCAGNILDLLEGVAVGASPNEQAMPPAPASAPAAAPPPKPSQKISIKSVDVLREPALLPFDFQLPDQSLITSNSLLDVPIVGVVPEKPRQPKIYIRNVDILKEPMVLPSALPGMGFNGGLPATVGQGVPGVMAGDVGGGDVFQADPLLTPTCPLPGFEPSLAPLAQMCSEVFPFDSVLNGNGGAVSGLDNTRFSALDLDFGVDFVSDETPPPPPPLNGSMEAPMPHMGSQPVQMEHYLAAPTATAPITTKQKIFIKNVDILKAPQRGTLHLRTVDELNLMNRTEVEHLIVPNLEPMGAMSMMDLPAVEHHQQQQQQPLELDPQSLGDFQPSISGSWPSEDGYDLAEDLEGWPWIEDAVPDAEVGTLAPPNEVAGDVGGDTPQLEGFSHAAEDLLVKDFPQLYVSPPEDFQGTGTEVGAGADVVPPLVPVTTSGGTPVAAQSTSLSSLPVPPLVPLAAEAMPTPAEKPARIYVASNLLPAAVEPPMPGGTSVRGRPYGAKHSGGSASSKRRAPPGSGQVPEGGKCQVEGCMFRFKSPATLEYHGRCHNGLPSSSQPMICPECKSSDFSNWNCLHTHLWRTHQIDMELYCCQLCSFKTPIYSRLVNTHAKIHSEERNYKCEQCGKGFKNTKQLKNHRRLHRTQGLGMGKPGQAEQEQQQQLGGSAPGTDAAVLMHRCEDCGAAFKQRKTLREHLCKERNEQLECSECQRVFGSKSSLRLHLRTHQERKRFRCDICDHETSDHNAFRRHLGTHKEHKRYSCPHCDFQAIQSTAFRIHLQKRHPEQELSSIIYKCDQCSFTSINQGLLQVHQAKHEAPASAPAGAQAPAANSSQIKTESQVVRAHSSTKVDLQAAS from the exons ATGAGCTATGCGGCCTATCCGGGCTTctacggcggcagcagcaatagCAGCCAG CTGCACTTGCTCCCGGACCTCTCGCTCTCCACGCCAGTTCACGCCCAGGAGAACGATTCCACCACCTTCAACGGATTCTTCGACGACGAGCTGGGCATCGGCGGCAACGCTTCCACCAACTCTGCAGCACCTGGGAGCACAGCCGCTACCGCTGTCTGGCTACCCGATGGAGAGGCAACGGCAGCGCCGCCTCCGACGGAGGGCATTCCTTTTGTACAGATCCACACAACggacctgcagcagcagccagagaAGAGCTACCGCAACGCCTTTCGCAGACGCACCGCCGAGATCAAATCGGAGGCGGAGCTGATCAAGTCGGAGCTGGCGGAGGCCGCCGCCAAGGAGCGTCTGAATGCTACGCCCACGCCGCCCACCCGTAACTCCAGCTGCCAAAGTGTGGAGGGCAAGGCGGATAGCTCCGGCCCGCCTCTGATCCTACGCTGCCCCAATTGTCCCTTTCTCAGCCTTTGCCAGGTGAGGCTGCAGCAGCACCTGCACCTGGCCAGCTGCTACGGATGGAGTGCCCAGCGGCGGCGACCGTGTCCGG GCTGTTCCAACGTATTCTACAGCAGCGATGCTCTTAGCCTGCACCTCAGCCTGGATCACCAACTGGAGGACGATGAGATACTGGCGCTGCTCAGCGAGAAACCCAACGAAGTCCACGTTAAGAAGCAGGCGCAGGCCCAGAACCAAGGCCAAGGCCTGCCCAAGAGCCGCATCTTCATCAAGAGCGTGGATTGTCTGCGCgagccacagcagcaacaggtgaACGTGAACTCCCTGCCAGATTTTCCGCCCCTGATGCCAGACAGCGGCTGTGCCGGCAACATCCTGGACCTCCTGGAAGGCGTGGCGGTAGGCGCTTCGCCCAACGAACAGGCCATGCCACCAGCACCGGCGAgtgcaccagcagcagcaccgccACCGAAACCCAGCCAGAAGATCTCCATCAAGAGCGTCGACGTGCTTAGGGAGCCGGCGCTGCTGCCCTTCGACTTCCAGTTGCCGGATCAGTCGCTCATAACGTCCAACAGCCTGCTGGACGTTCCCATAGTGGGTGTGGTGCCCGAAAAGCCGCGCCAACCAAAGATTTACATCCGCAACGTAGACATTCTCAAGGAGCCAATGGTTTTGCCATCCGCCCTGCCTGGAATGGGCTTTAACGGTGGTCTCCCGGCGACAGTGGGCCAGGGGGTTCCGGGAGTAATGGCAGGGGACGTGGGAGGAGGAGACGTCTTCCAAGCAGATCCCCTACTGACGCCCACTTGCCCGCTTCCGGGTTTTGAGCCCAGTCTCGCTCCCTTGGCCCAAATGTGCTCGGAGGTCTTTCCCTTTGACTCGGTGCTTAATGGGAATGGAGGAGCGGTTTCCGGCCTGGACAACACACGTTTCAGCGCCCTAGACCTTGACTTTGGCGTGGACTTTGTCTCGGACGAGACTCCACCGCCTCCGCCGCCCCTCAATGGCTCCATGGAGGCTCCTATGCCACACATGGGGTCGCAGCCCGTTCAAATGGAGCACTACCTGGCGGCTCCCACGGCAACTGCTCCCATCACGACGAAGCAGAAGATCTTCATCAAAAACGTAGACATCCTGAAGGCCCCGCAAAGAGGAACGCTGCATCTGCGCACCGTGGACGAGCTGAACCTGATGAACCGCACTGAGGTGGAGCACCTGATAGTGCCCAATCTGGAGCCCATGGGGGCCATGTCGATGATGGATCTGCCGGCCGTGGagcaccatcagcagcagcaacagcagccactGGAGCTGGATCCCCAGTCACTGGGCGACTTTCAGCCCTCCATCAGTGGGAGTTGGCCCAGCGAGGATGGCTACGACCTGGCCGAGGACCTCGAGGGCTGGCCCTGGATAGAGGACGCTGTGCCAGATGCCGAAGTTGGTACCCTCGCCCCTCCCAACGAGGTGGCAGGCGATGTAGGTGGAGACACGCCCCAACTTGAGGGTTTCTCGCACGCTGCCGAGGATCTACTCGTCAAGGACTTTCCGCAGCTGTATGTCTCGCCCCCGGAGGATTTTCAAGGCACAGGGACTGAAGTAGGAGCAGGGGCAGATGTGGTGCCACCTCTGGTGCCCGTCACAACCTCCGGTGGAACGCCTGTAGCGGCCCAGAGCACATCTCTGAGCAGCTTGCCTGTCCCTCCACTTGTGCCTTTGGCGGCGGAAGCCATGCCAACGCCTGCGGAAAAGCCCGCCCGCATATATGTGGCCAGCAATCTGCTGCCCGCTGCCGTCGAGCCACCAATGCCCGGAGGAACCTCCGTCCGCGGGCGTCCCTACGGGGCCAAGCACTCGGGTGGCAGTGCATCCTCAAAAAGGAGGGCACCGCCAGGCTCCGGCCAGGTGCCCGAGGGTGGCAAGTGCCAGGTGGAAGGCTGCATGTTCCGGTTCAAGTCGCCCGCCACCCTGGAGTACCACGGAAGGTGCCACAACGGGCTGCCCAGCTCCAGCCAGCCGATGATCTGCCCGGAGTGCAAGTCGAGCGACTTTAGCAACTGGAACTGCCTGCACACGCACCTGTGGCGCACCCACCAGATCGACATGGAGCTGTACTGCTGCCAGCTGTGCAGCTTCAAGACGCCCATCTACTCGCGGCTGGTCAACACGCACGCCAAGATCCACTCGGAGGAGCGCAACTACAAGTGCGAGCAGTGCGGCAAGGGATTCAAGAACACGAAGCAGCTGAAGAACCACCGCCGGCTGCATCGCACCCAGGGGCTAGGCATGGGCAAACCTGGGCAGGCAGAgcaggaacagcagcagcagctggggGGTTCCGCCCCCGGCACAGACGCCGCCGTTCTGATGCATCGCTGCGAGGATTGCGGCGCGGCCTTCAAGCAGCGGAAGACCCTGCGGGAGCACCTGTGCAAGGAGCGCAACGAGCAGCTCGAGTGTTCCGAGTGCCAGCGGGTGTTTGGCTCGAAGAGCAGCTTACGCCTGCACCTGCGGACGCATCAAGAGCGAAAGCGATTCCGCTGCGACATCTGTGACCATGAGACGAGCGATCACAACGCCTTCCGGCGGCATCTAGGCACGCACAAGGAGCACAAACGCTACTCCTGTCCCCACTGTGACTTCCAGGCCATCCAGAGCACCGCCTTTCGG ATACACCTCCAGAAGCGCCATCCCGAGCAGGAGCTATCCTCGATCATCTACAAGTGCGACCAGTGCAGCTTCACGAGCATTAATCAAGGCCTGCTGCAGGTTCATCAGGCCAAGCACGaagcaccagcatcagcaccagCTGGGGCTCAAGCCCCCGCGGCAAACTCCTCCCAGATCAAGACGGAAAGCCAGGTGGTGCGCGCACATTCCAGTACAAAGGTGGACCTGCAGGCTGCTTCTTAA
- the LOC108078658 gene encoding uncharacterized protein isoform X1, with protein sequence MSYAAYPGFYGGSSNSSQVSHQLHLLPDLSLSTPVHAQENDSTTFNGFFDDELGIGGNASTNSAAPGSTAATAVWLPDGEATAAPPPTEGIPFVQIHTTDLQQQPEKSYRNAFRRRTAEIKSEAELIKSELAEAAAKERLNATPTPPTRNSSCQSVEGKADSSGPPLILRCPNCPFLSLCQVRLQQHLHLASCYGWSAQRRRPCPGCSNVFYSSDALSLHLSLDHQLEDDEILALLSEKPNEVHVKKQAQAQNQGQGLPKSRIFIKSVDCLREPQQQQVNVNSLPDFPPLMPDSGCAGNILDLLEGVAVGASPNEQAMPPAPASAPAAAPPPKPSQKISIKSVDVLREPALLPFDFQLPDQSLITSNSLLDVPIVGVVPEKPRQPKIYIRNVDILKEPMVLPSALPGMGFNGGLPATVGQGVPGVMAGDVGGGDVFQADPLLTPTCPLPGFEPSLAPLAQMCSEVFPFDSVLNGNGGAVSGLDNTRFSALDLDFGVDFVSDETPPPPPPLNGSMEAPMPHMGSQPVQMEHYLAAPTATAPITTKQKIFIKNVDILKAPQRGTLHLRTVDELNLMNRTEVEHLIVPNLEPMGAMSMMDLPAVEHHQQQQQQPLELDPQSLGDFQPSISGSWPSEDGYDLAEDLEGWPWIEDAVPDAEVGTLAPPNEVAGDVGGDTPQLEGFSHAAEDLLVKDFPQLYVSPPEDFQGTGTEVGAGADVVPPLVPVTTSGGTPVAAQSTSLSSLPVPPLVPLAAEAMPTPAEKPARIYVASNLLPAAVEPPMPGGTSVRGRPYGAKHSGGSASSKRRAPPGSGQVPEGGKCQVEGCMFRFKSPATLEYHGRCHNGLPSSSQPMICPECKSSDFSNWNCLHTHLWRTHQIDMELYCCQLCSFKTPIYSRLVNTHAKIHSEERNYKCEQCGKGFKNTKQLKNHRRLHRTQGLGMGKPGQAEQEQQQQLGGSAPGTDAAVLMHRCEDCGAAFKQRKTLREHLCKERNEQLECSECQRVFGSKSSLRLHLRTHQERKRFRCDICDHETSDHNAFRRHLGTHKEHKRYSCPHCDFQAIQSTAFRIHLQKRHPEQELSSIIYKCDQCSFTSINQGLLQVHQAKHEAPASAPAGAQAPAANSSQIKTESQVVRAHSSTKVDLQAAS encoded by the exons ATGAGCTATGCGGCCTATCCGGGCTTctacggcggcagcagcaatagCAGCCAGGTGAGCCACCAG CTGCACTTGCTCCCGGACCTCTCGCTCTCCACGCCAGTTCACGCCCAGGAGAACGATTCCACCACCTTCAACGGATTCTTCGACGACGAGCTGGGCATCGGCGGCAACGCTTCCACCAACTCTGCAGCACCTGGGAGCACAGCCGCTACCGCTGTCTGGCTACCCGATGGAGAGGCAACGGCAGCGCCGCCTCCGACGGAGGGCATTCCTTTTGTACAGATCCACACAACggacctgcagcagcagccagagaAGAGCTACCGCAACGCCTTTCGCAGACGCACCGCCGAGATCAAATCGGAGGCGGAGCTGATCAAGTCGGAGCTGGCGGAGGCCGCCGCCAAGGAGCGTCTGAATGCTACGCCCACGCCGCCCACCCGTAACTCCAGCTGCCAAAGTGTGGAGGGCAAGGCGGATAGCTCCGGCCCGCCTCTGATCCTACGCTGCCCCAATTGTCCCTTTCTCAGCCTTTGCCAGGTGAGGCTGCAGCAGCACCTGCACCTGGCCAGCTGCTACGGATGGAGTGCCCAGCGGCGGCGACCGTGTCCGG GCTGTTCCAACGTATTCTACAGCAGCGATGCTCTTAGCCTGCACCTCAGCCTGGATCACCAACTGGAGGACGATGAGATACTGGCGCTGCTCAGCGAGAAACCCAACGAAGTCCACGTTAAGAAGCAGGCGCAGGCCCAGAACCAAGGCCAAGGCCTGCCCAAGAGCCGCATCTTCATCAAGAGCGTGGATTGTCTGCGCgagccacagcagcaacaggtgaACGTGAACTCCCTGCCAGATTTTCCGCCCCTGATGCCAGACAGCGGCTGTGCCGGCAACATCCTGGACCTCCTGGAAGGCGTGGCGGTAGGCGCTTCGCCCAACGAACAGGCCATGCCACCAGCACCGGCGAgtgcaccagcagcagcaccgccACCGAAACCCAGCCAGAAGATCTCCATCAAGAGCGTCGACGTGCTTAGGGAGCCGGCGCTGCTGCCCTTCGACTTCCAGTTGCCGGATCAGTCGCTCATAACGTCCAACAGCCTGCTGGACGTTCCCATAGTGGGTGTGGTGCCCGAAAAGCCGCGCCAACCAAAGATTTACATCCGCAACGTAGACATTCTCAAGGAGCCAATGGTTTTGCCATCCGCCCTGCCTGGAATGGGCTTTAACGGTGGTCTCCCGGCGACAGTGGGCCAGGGGGTTCCGGGAGTAATGGCAGGGGACGTGGGAGGAGGAGACGTCTTCCAAGCAGATCCCCTACTGACGCCCACTTGCCCGCTTCCGGGTTTTGAGCCCAGTCTCGCTCCCTTGGCCCAAATGTGCTCGGAGGTCTTTCCCTTTGACTCGGTGCTTAATGGGAATGGAGGAGCGGTTTCCGGCCTGGACAACACACGTTTCAGCGCCCTAGACCTTGACTTTGGCGTGGACTTTGTCTCGGACGAGACTCCACCGCCTCCGCCGCCCCTCAATGGCTCCATGGAGGCTCCTATGCCACACATGGGGTCGCAGCCCGTTCAAATGGAGCACTACCTGGCGGCTCCCACGGCAACTGCTCCCATCACGACGAAGCAGAAGATCTTCATCAAAAACGTAGACATCCTGAAGGCCCCGCAAAGAGGAACGCTGCATCTGCGCACCGTGGACGAGCTGAACCTGATGAACCGCACTGAGGTGGAGCACCTGATAGTGCCCAATCTGGAGCCCATGGGGGCCATGTCGATGATGGATCTGCCGGCCGTGGagcaccatcagcagcagcaacagcagccactGGAGCTGGATCCCCAGTCACTGGGCGACTTTCAGCCCTCCATCAGTGGGAGTTGGCCCAGCGAGGATGGCTACGACCTGGCCGAGGACCTCGAGGGCTGGCCCTGGATAGAGGACGCTGTGCCAGATGCCGAAGTTGGTACCCTCGCCCCTCCCAACGAGGTGGCAGGCGATGTAGGTGGAGACACGCCCCAACTTGAGGGTTTCTCGCACGCTGCCGAGGATCTACTCGTCAAGGACTTTCCGCAGCTGTATGTCTCGCCCCCGGAGGATTTTCAAGGCACAGGGACTGAAGTAGGAGCAGGGGCAGATGTGGTGCCACCTCTGGTGCCCGTCACAACCTCCGGTGGAACGCCTGTAGCGGCCCAGAGCACATCTCTGAGCAGCTTGCCTGTCCCTCCACTTGTGCCTTTGGCGGCGGAAGCCATGCCAACGCCTGCGGAAAAGCCCGCCCGCATATATGTGGCCAGCAATCTGCTGCCCGCTGCCGTCGAGCCACCAATGCCCGGAGGAACCTCCGTCCGCGGGCGTCCCTACGGGGCCAAGCACTCGGGTGGCAGTGCATCCTCAAAAAGGAGGGCACCGCCAGGCTCCGGCCAGGTGCCCGAGGGTGGCAAGTGCCAGGTGGAAGGCTGCATGTTCCGGTTCAAGTCGCCCGCCACCCTGGAGTACCACGGAAGGTGCCACAACGGGCTGCCCAGCTCCAGCCAGCCGATGATCTGCCCGGAGTGCAAGTCGAGCGACTTTAGCAACTGGAACTGCCTGCACACGCACCTGTGGCGCACCCACCAGATCGACATGGAGCTGTACTGCTGCCAGCTGTGCAGCTTCAAGACGCCCATCTACTCGCGGCTGGTCAACACGCACGCCAAGATCCACTCGGAGGAGCGCAACTACAAGTGCGAGCAGTGCGGCAAGGGATTCAAGAACACGAAGCAGCTGAAGAACCACCGCCGGCTGCATCGCACCCAGGGGCTAGGCATGGGCAAACCTGGGCAGGCAGAgcaggaacagcagcagcagctggggGGTTCCGCCCCCGGCACAGACGCCGCCGTTCTGATGCATCGCTGCGAGGATTGCGGCGCGGCCTTCAAGCAGCGGAAGACCCTGCGGGAGCACCTGTGCAAGGAGCGCAACGAGCAGCTCGAGTGTTCCGAGTGCCAGCGGGTGTTTGGCTCGAAGAGCAGCTTACGCCTGCACCTGCGGACGCATCAAGAGCGAAAGCGATTCCGCTGCGACATCTGTGACCATGAGACGAGCGATCACAACGCCTTCCGGCGGCATCTAGGCACGCACAAGGAGCACAAACGCTACTCCTGTCCCCACTGTGACTTCCAGGCCATCCAGAGCACCGCCTTTCGG ATACACCTCCAGAAGCGCCATCCCGAGCAGGAGCTATCCTCGATCATCTACAAGTGCGACCAGTGCAGCTTCACGAGCATTAATCAAGGCCTGCTGCAGGTTCATCAGGCCAAGCACGaagcaccagcatcagcaccagCTGGGGCTCAAGCCCCCGCGGCAAACTCCTCCCAGATCAAGACGGAAAGCCAGGTGGTGCGCGCACATTCCAGTACAAAGGTGGACCTGCAGGCTGCTTCTTAA
- the Cdc5 gene encoding cell division cycle 5-like protein — translation MPRIMIKGGVWRNTEDEILKAAVMKYGKNQWSRIASLLHRKSAKQCKARWYEWLDPSIKKTEWSREEDEKLLHLAKLMPTQWRTIAPIIGRTAAQCLERYEYLLDQAQRKEDGEDTMDDPRKLKPGEIDPNPETKPARPDPKDMDEDELEMLSEARARLANTQGKKAKRKAREKQLEEARRLATLQKRRELRAAGIGSGNRKRIKGIDYNAEIPFEKRPALGFYDTAEEHLQKKEPDFNKMRQQDLDGELRSEKEERERKRDKQKLKQRKENEVPTAMLQNMEPERKRSKLVLPTPQISDTELQQVVKLGRASEMAKEIAGESGIETTDALLADYSITPQVAATPRTPAPYTDRIMQEAQNMMALTHTETPLKGGLNTPLHESDFSGVLPKAASIATPNTVIATPFRTQRDGGAATPGGFLTPSSGALVPVKGAAAPGAANTPAYVRDKLSINPEESMGVTETPAVYKNYQKQLKSTLREGLSTLPAPRNDYEIVVPEQEDSEPMEVGTEPAVEDQADVDARLLAEQEARRKRELEKRSQVIQRSLPRPTEVNTKILRPQSEKQNLTEQQQAEELIKHEMITMQLYDSVKDPVPGQSQHKLEQLQSYFKANPYEDISQQELAKARQMLNEEMEVVKERMSHGELPLDVYAQVWQECLGQVLYLPSQHRYTRANLASKKDRLESAEKRLETNRRHMAKEAKRCGKIEKKLKILTGGYQARAQVLIKQLQDTYGQIEQNTVSLSTFRFLGEQEGIAVPRRLESLQEDVRRQMDREKELQLKYASLVEERDSLYSQIEAITGVRPTAQQLLPEQDQV, via the exons ATGCCGCGAATTATGATCAAGGGAGGCGTGTGGCGCAACACGGAG GATGAGATTCTCAAGGCGGCGGTAATGAAGTACGGCAAGAACCAGTGGAGCCGCATTGCCTCGCTGCTGCACAGGAAGTCCGCCAAACAGTGCAAGGCCCGCTGGTACGAGTGGCTGGATCCCAGCATCAAGAAGACAGAATGGTCGCGCGAGGAGGACGAGAAGCTGCTGCACTTGGCCAAGCTGATGCCGACGCAGTGGCGGACCATCGCCCCCATTATTGGACGCACGGCGGCCCAGTGCCTGGAACGCTACGAGTACTTGCT CGACCAGGCCCAGCGCAAGGAGGATGGCGAGGATACCATGGACGATCCGCGCAAGCTGAAGCCCGGCGAAATCGATCCCAACCCGGAGACCAAGCCGGCGCGACCCGATCCCAAGGATATGGACGAGGACGAGCTGGAGATGTTGTCAGAGGCCCGAGCCCGTCTGGCCAACACGCAGGGTAAAAAAGCCAAGCGAAAGGCGCGCGagaagcagctggaggaggcaCGTCGCTTGGCCACGCTCCAGAAGCGACGCGAACTGCGTGCCGCCGGCATCGGAAGCGGGAACCGCAAGCGCATCAAGGGCATCGACTACAACGCGGAGATTCCCTTCGAGAAGCGCCCTGCCCTGGGCTTCTACGATACCGCAGAGGAGCACCTGCAGAAGAAGGAACCGGACTTTAACAAGATGCGACAGCAGGACCTGGATGGGGAGCTCCGCTCCGAGAAGGAGGAGCGCGAGCGCAAACGCGACAAGCAGAAGCTAAAGCAGCGCAAGGAGAACGAGGTGCCCACCGCCATGCTGCAGAATATGGAGCCGGAGCGCAAGCGATCCAAGCTCGTGCTGCCCACGCCGCAGATCTCAGACACGGAGCTGCAGCAGGTGGTCAAGCTGGGGCGCGCCAGCGAAATGGCCAAAGAGATCGCCGGCGAGAGCGGCATAGAAACGACAGACGCCCTGCTGGCGGACTACTCTATTACACCCCAGGTGGCGGCCACTCCGCGCACGCCGGCTCCCTACACCGACCGCATCATGCAGGAGGCCCAGAACATGATGGCCCTCACGCACACGGAGACGCCGCTCAAGGGCGGTCTGAACACCCCGCTGCACGAGTCCGACTTCTCCGGCGTCCTGCCCAAGGCGGCCTCCATTGCCACTCCCAACACGGTGATTGCCACGCCATTCCGTACGCAGCGCGATGGCGGAGCAGCCACGCCCGGGGGCTTCCTCACGCCCTCGTCGGGCGCCCTGGTTCCAGTGAAGGGTGCCGCGGCCCCTGGGGCCGCCAACACTCCGGCCTATGTGCGGGACAAGCTGAGCATCAATCCCGAGGAGAGCATGGGCGTCACCGAGACGCCGGCCGTGTACAAGAACTACCAAAAGCAGCTGAAGTCCACGCTTCGGGAGGGCTTGTCGACGCTGCCCGCTCCGCGTAACGACTACGAGATCGTGGTGCCTGAGCAGGAGGACAGCGAGCCGATGGAGGTCGGCACAGAGCCCGCCGTGGAGGATCAGGCAGATGTCGACGCTCGACTGCTGGCCGAGCAGGAGGCGCGTCGAAAGCGGGAGCTGGAGAAGCGCTCGCAGGTAATCCAGCGCAGCCTGCCGAGACCCACGGAGGTCAACACTAAGATCCTGCGGCCGCAGTCGGAAAAGCAGAACCTGacggagcagcagcaagccGAGGAGCTTATCAAGCACGAGATGATCACGATGCAGT TATACGACTCTGTGAAGGATCCCGTGCCAGGACAGTCGCAGCACAagctggagcagctgcagaGCTACTTCAAGGCCAATCCGTATGAGGACATCTCGCAGCAGGAGCTGGCCAAGGCCCGGCAGATGCTCAACGAGGAAATGGAGGTGGTGAAAGAACGCATGTCGCACGGCGAGTTGCCGCTGGACGTCTACGCCCAGGTGTGGCAGGAGTGCCTCGGACAGGTGCTCTACCTGCCCTCGCAGCACCGATATACACGTGCCAATCTGGCCAGCAAGAAGGATCGCCTAGAGTCGGCCGAGAAGCGCCTGGAGACGAACCGCCGGCACATGGCCAAGGAAGCCAAGCGGTGCGGAAAGATCGAGAAGAAGCTTAAAATCCTCACCGGCGGCTATCAGGCGCGAGCTCAGGTGCTGATCAAGCAGCTTCAGGACACCTACGGCCAGATCGAGCAGAACACCGTCTCGCTGTCCACATTCCGCTTCCTAGGTGAGCAGGAGGGCATTGCTGTGCCGCGTCGGCTCGAGTCGCTGCAAGAGGATGTGCGCCGCCAGATGGACCGCGAGAAGGAGCTGCAGCTGAAGTACGCCAGCCTGGTGGAGGAGCGCGATTCCCTTTACTCGCAGATCGAAGCCATCACAGGCGTTCGCCCCACGGCCCAGCAGCTTCTGCCCGAGCAGGATCAGGTCTAA
- the LOC108078718 gene encoding adenosine 5'-monophosphoramidase HINT3, translated as MTTSNCIFCDISSGQDSGTVLETETDEFVIFKDIKPASQHHYLAVTKQHVPSLKFLDKSHQDLVTRLEEGLREFLKGRGVSSEDVLFGFHLPPFISVRHLHMHAIAPRSEMGFLSRLVFRPSSVWFKTADEARLYLAQKESLQSN; from the exons ATGACGACAAGCAACTGCATTTTCTGTGATATATCCAGTGGCCAGGACTCGGGCACCGTATTGGAGACTGAAACGGATGAATTTGTTATTTTCAAGGATATTAAGCCTGCGTCACAGCATCACTATTTGGCAGTGACTAAACAGCACGTCCCGAGCCTTAAGTTTCTCGACAAATCCCACCAGGACCTGG TTACACGGCTGGAAGAGGGCCTCAGGGAGTTCTTGAAGGGACGGGGAGTGTCCAGCGAGGACGTGTTGTTCGGCTTTCACCTGCCGCCGTTCATCAGCGTGCGCCACCTTCACATGCATGCCATTGCCCCGCGCTCGGAAATGGGCTTCCTATCGAGACTAGTTTTCCGGCCGTCCTCGGTGTGGTTTAAAACG GCCGACGAGGCGCGATTGTATCTGGCGCAGAAGGAAAGTTTACAGTCCAACTAG